The Streptomyces sp. GSL17-111 region GGCGCGCAGTCGATGGAGGTGCTGGGGGTGCGGGAGCTGCTGCGGGCGGTGCGGGACGACGCGCGACTCCTGCCCTCGCTGTTGCCGGTGGGCGACGGACTGCTCTGTGCCGTCCGCCGCTGAGCCACGGGGAGCGAGGGCACCGCGCGGGTGGCGGGGCCGAACGACACCGCCGCCCCCACCACGCGTGAGCGCTGCGGGGGCGGCGGAAGATCAAGCGGTGCCGGAGCCGAGGTCAGTCGCAGACCTTCTTCAGTTCCTCGCCGAGAGCGACCGCCTCGTCGGGGGTCAGCTCGACGACGAGCCGCCCACCGCCCTCGAGCGGAACGCGCATGATGATGCCCCGCCCCTCCTTGGTCACCTCGAGCGGGCCATCGCCCGTCCGCGGCTTCATGGCCGCCATGCTCGTTCCCCTTCCTGAAACCAGCTCAACATCAGCCGACGGCCCCTGCTCAGGCACGTGTCACCGGCATCGAACACATGGGTTCCCTGCCATTATCCCGCATCGCAGGACCCGATGACCAACATCGGCCGTCAACTCCTCGGCAAGCGCTTCGCGCAAAACCCCCTAATCGGGGGATCACCGCGCAATACCACGGCCTCACCCCGGGTGGCCGGTTTGACGCAGGTCACACCGGCGTCCGTATATCGGTGCCGGATGATCTCCGCCATGCTGGGCGCATGGCCGACACCGTGCGCTACGACATGACCGAGGGCCTCGCGACGATCACGCTCAATCGTCCCGAGGCGATGAACGCCCTCGACAACGAGCTCAAGAACGCTCTCCGGGACGCCCTGCGGAAGGCGGCGGACGACCCGGAGGTCCGGGCCGTCCTGCTGACCGGGGCCGGCCGCGCCTTCTGCGTCGGCCAGGACCTCAAGGAGCACGTCGGCGCGCTGGAGGAGCACGGCGGGGGCGCGCTGACGACCGTCGAGGAGCACTACAACCCGATCACCCTGACCATCGCCACCATGCCGAAGCCGGTGGTGGCCGCCGTCAACGGGGTCGCCGCCGGCGCCGGAGCGGGGTTCGCCTTCGCCGCCGACCACCGGATCGTCGCGGACACGGCCGCCTTCACCACGGCCTTCGCCGGAGTGGCCCTCTCCACCGACTCGGGCATGGCCTGGACGCTGCCCCGACTCGTGGGCCCCGGCCGGGCGGCGGAGCTCCTGCTCTTCCCGCGCGCGGTGAAGGCCGCCGAGGCACTGGAGCTGGGGCTGGCGCACCGGGTCGTCCCGGCGGAGGACCTCGCCGCCGAGGCGGAGGCCGTCGCCCGTCGGCTCGCCGAGGGACCCACGGTGGCGTTCGCCGCGATGAAGGAGGCGCTGGCCTTCGGCGCCTCGCACTCGCTGGCGGAGACGCTGGACAAGGAGGCCGAGCTGCAGCTGCGGGCGGGCGGCTCCGCCGACCACCGCATCGCCGTCGAGGCGTTCGTCCAGAAGGCGCAGCCCCGCTACACGGGCCGCTGACGCCCGTCGGGAGCGGGCTCAGCGGAAGGCGCAGTCCCGCAGGTGGTCGTTGACCAGGCCGCACGCCTGCATCGTCGCGTAGGCCGTGGTCGGACCGACGAACCGCAGGCCCCGCCGCTTCAGCTCCTTGGCGAGGGCCGTGGACTGCGGCGTGCGGGCCGGGACGTCCGCCAGTCCGGCCGGGGCCGGGCGGGCCGCCGGGGCGTAGGACCACAGCAGGGCGTCCAGCTCGCCGGGGGCCCAGCCCGCCAGCACCCGGGCGTTCGCGAGCACGGCGTCGACCTTGGCGCGGTTGCGGACGATGCCCGGGTCGGCGAGGAGCCGCTCCCGGTCAGCCCCGGTGAAGCCGGCCACCTCCGCGATCCGGAAGCCCGCGAAGGCCGCGCGGAAACCCTC contains the following coding sequences:
- a CDS encoding DUF3117 domain-containing protein; this translates as MAAMKPRTGDGPLEVTKEGRGIIMRVPLEGGGRLVVELTPDEAVALGEELKKVCD
- a CDS encoding enoyl-CoA hydratase-related protein — encoded protein: MADTVRYDMTEGLATITLNRPEAMNALDNELKNALRDALRKAADDPEVRAVLLTGAGRAFCVGQDLKEHVGALEEHGGGALTTVEEHYNPITLTIATMPKPVVAAVNGVAAGAGAGFAFAADHRIVADTAAFTTAFAGVALSTDSGMAWTLPRLVGPGRAAELLLFPRAVKAAEALELGLAHRVVPAEDLAAEAEAVARRLAEGPTVAFAAMKEALAFGASHSLAETLDKEAELQLRAGGSADHRIAVEAFVQKAQPRYTGR
- a CDS encoding DNA-3-methyladenine glycosylase I, coding for MTDTAQGPDGRARCPWGAGPADYTAYHDAEWGRPVRGDDALFERLSLEAFQSGLSWLTILRRREGFRAAFAGFRIAEVAGFTGADRERLLADPGIVRNRAKVDAVLANARVLAGWAPGELDALLWSYAPAARPAPAGLADVPARTPQSTALAKELKRRGLRFVGPTTAYATMQACGLVNDHLRDCAFR